The sequence CCGCCGGCCCCGACGGCAAACTGTGGTTCACCGAGCTCTTCGGCAACCGGATCGGGAAGATCAGCACCACCGGTGACATCGCCGAATACCCCGTCCCCGACGCCGGCCCGGACGGAATCGCCGCGGGCCCCGACGGGAACCTCTGGTTCACGGCGCAGCTCACCAGCCGGATCGGGCGGATCACCACCGACGGAACCGTCACGCAGTACCCGCTGCCCACCCAGGAGAGCTACCCGACCCGCATCACCGCGGGCCCGGACGGCAACATGTGGTTCACCGAGATCGTCGGCGACCGCGTCGGGCGGGTGAAGGTCGAAGCCGGCCGGCCCAGGGCCGACCTGGCGGTCACGCTGGACGCACCGGCCACCGCGCCCGGCGGCACCGAGTACGGCTACACGGTCACCGTCACCAACAACGGCCCCTTCAGCGCCGCCGACACGGCCGTCACCCTGACCCTCCCCCGCGGCGTGCCCGTCACGGGCACCTCCCCGGGCACCGCCCAGCGGACTCCCACCCCGGTGACCTGGCGCATCGAAGCCCTGGGCGCCGGCCGGCAGCGGGTCTTCCACGTCACCGTACGAGCCCCCCGCCGGGGCACCGTCACCGCGACGGCCCACGCCACCTCCCCCACCCCCGACCCCCGCAGATCGAACAACACCACCAGGGCAACCACCCGAATCACCCCCAGCTGACCTCCCCGGCCCGAACCCCGGCCCGGCACCAACCCCCAGCTGCAGCCAGATCCAGCCCCGCCGGCGTTTTGAGGCGCGGGGTCCGGGGCGGAGCCCCAGCGGCGGCCAGATCCAGCCCCGCCGGCGTTTGAGGCGCGGGGTCCGGGGCGGAGCCCCAGCGGCGGCCGCAGGCCGCGTCACCCAGCCGCGCCGGGCCAGGCCGCCCCGAACGGGCCACCCGCCGAAACGGGGCAGGGCACCGACCCCCGGCCGGGGGCGCGGCCAGGGGCCACCGCCCCGGGGCCGCGCCCCGGGCCGCGGCCCCTGGGGAGGTCGGTCGGGCCCGCCGCCAGGCGCCGGGCGGCCGTGTCACCCCCCGCCCGGCCGTGACACCATCGGGTACGTGCTCGACATCGGCTATTCCCTCTCCCGGCGCTTCCCCGACCCCCCGCAGACCGACTACCGCTCGGCGGACGTCCACACCCTGCGGCACGACCTGTTCTGCGGGGACGTGTACCTCGCCGACACCAACGCGGACCGGGAAGTGTCCACAGCCTGGGGATGGGTGCCCGTACTGGACTTCGCCTGGGCCCTGTGCGACATCGTCGAGCAGCTCGACCAGGACCCCCGCGGCAGCCGCTCCTCCAACCGCCAGTACGCCGAACTCGACTTCACCGAGTCCACGGACCGGATGCTCTTCGAGCGCCGCTTCGGCTGGGTCGACGTGGAGGCCGACTGGATGCCGGCCGAGGAGGACCCGCTGACCTTCAGCCACCGCCTGCTGCGCCGCGAGGCCCGCGACTTCCTGCACGACCTGATCGCGGACCTGATCGACATGCACGACGGCCTGGCGGACAACCCCGCCATCTGGATGCTCCAGTCCCGCTTCCCCCGCGTCCCCGCGTAGCTCCGACGGGCCGGCCGGGGACGGGACACCGCCCCAGGCAACCCATGAGCCCCAGCTACGGCCACCGCTCCCGCTACGCCACCACCCGTACCCCCAGCTGCGCCGCCAGCGCCGGAGCCAGGTCGAACAGCTGCGCCGGGCTGATCACCGCTCCGGCCAGCGCGTCCACCCCGCGGGCGATCCCCAGCTCGGCGGCGGCCCGTAGGTCCACGTCCGTCATCCGCACCCCGCTGAAGTCCGCCCCGCGCAGCGCGCAGTCCCGGAACTCCACCCGTTCCAGCACCGCGCCCCCGAAGTCCGGCTCCACCAGCACGCACGCCTCGAAGACCACGTCCCGCAGCCGTGCCTTCCGCAGGTTCAGGTAGTCGATCTTCCCGCCGCGGACCACCACCCGTTCCAGCACCGCTCCGTGCAGCTGTACGCCGCCCAGCCGGGCGTCCACCAGCTCCACGTCCCGCAGCGAGGCCCCGGACAGGTCCGTCCCCACCCCGCGGACCCCTTCCAGCACGGAGTCCAGGAACCGCGCCTTCGCCAGCCCCGTCTCGTCCAGCGCGCACCGCCGCACCGCGCAGTCCATGAACCGGGCCCCGACCCCCTCCTGTCCCGCCCAGTCCAGGTCCGCGAACTCCAGCCCGTCGTAGTCCCCGTCCGGCTCCAGCTCGCCACCCGACCACGCCGCCAGCTCCGGAAGCCGTACCTCCGGCCGCCGCGCCGCCTTCACCGTGTCCCGCTGCTGCCCTTTTCGCACGATCGCCATCGCCCCATCGTGACCCACCCCACTGACAATGCGGGCCCTTGACCTCAACCGCACTTCAGGCCGGAGGCTGCCCGCATGGACACCACGAACGCCACCCACGCCACGATGAACGCCGTCCGCCTGCACGCCTTCGGCCCCGCCGAGAGCCTCACCTACGAGGCCGCCCCCACCCCCGCCCCGGCCCCCGGCCAGGTCCGCATCGCCGTGGCCGCCGCCGGCGTGCACCTGCTCGACACCAGCCTCCGCGAGGGCGTCCAGGGCCCCTCCCCCGCCCTCCCCGAGCTCCCGACCATCCCCGGCCGGGAGGTCGCCGGCACCGTCGACGCCCTCGGCCCCGGCACCGACCCCGCCTGGCTGGGCCGCCAGGTCGTCGTCCACCTCGGCTTCGTCCCCGGCGGCTACGCCGAGTACGCCGTAGCCGACGCCGACCGCCTGCACGCCCTGCCGCCGGGGCTCGACCCCGCCGAGGCCGTCGCCATGATCGGCACCGGCCGCACCACCCTGGGGATCCTCCAGTTCGCCGACCTCGGGCCGGGCTCCGTCGCCCTCGTCCCAGCCGCCGCGGGAGGCATCGGCACCCTGCTCGTCCAGTACGCCAAGAACGCCGGCGCCACCGTCGTCGCCCTCGCCGGCGGCCCCGCCAAAACCGCCCTCGCGGCCGCGAACGGCGCCGACCTCGCCCTCGACTACACCGCCCCCGGCTGGCCCGAAACCGTACGTGCCCGCTACCCCGGCGGCGCCACCGTCCTCTTCGACTCCGTCGGCGGCGCCACCGCCCGCGCCTGCCTCGACCTGCTCGCCCCCGGGGCCCTGCACCTGGTCTTCGGCTGGTCCGGCGGCCCCCTGACCCTCACCGACACCGAACGCGCCGCCCTCACGGCCCGCGGGATCACCACGCAGCCCGTCCTCGGCCCGGCCATGCTCCAGCGCGTCGGCACCCCCGACCCCCTGCGCACCCTGGAGACCCGCGCCCTCGCCGAAGCCGCCACGGGCCGCCTGCGCCCGGCCCTGACCCGCTACCCCCTGGCCGAGGCCGCCACCGCCCACCAAGCCCTGGAATCCCGCGCCACCACGGGCAAGGTCATCCTGGAACCCGTCCCCCGCCCGACCTGACCCCCACCCTCACCGCAACCCGCCCGCCAGCTCACGCAGCGCGCCGTCCGTCCCGAGAATCATTGCGAATCACGCAGGACAGGGATGCCGTACCCGCCCCATCCTGGTCGGGACTTGTCCGCTGGTGGGAGGGGAACGGCAATGGCACGGCGACTCCGGTTCATCGGTACCAACTCCGGCAACGACGGATGCCCGACCCTGTACGAGGACCTGGACACCGGGGAGGTCCTGGTCCAGGGCGACGCGGTGACCGACCCCCACGACGTGGCGCAGTTGCGGAACGTCAAGGATGGGGAGGGGTTCGTGGTCGTCCCGCGCGTGCTCCTGGCCGACTTCGCGCCCCGGGATGCGGAAAGGACGCCCGTGCTGATCGGCTTCGAGGAGTTCGCCGGGATGTTCCGGACCTTCGCGCACACGGCCTGGCGCCTGGAGACCCGGCGCCGCTACCAGTCCGACGAGGAGACCGAGACCTACCAGCGGTTCGTCCGGGGCGAGGACGCCGGCTGGGACCTGAACGACCCCTGGTGCGTGTCCCGGCGTGAACAGTCCGCCCTGGGCAAGCGCTTCGAGCGGGTACGGATCGCCGACAACCCGCCCACCCCCGG comes from Streptomyces sp. NBC_01408 and encodes:
- a CDS encoding pentapeptide repeat-containing protein, with amino-acid sequence MAIVRKGQQRDTVKAARRPEVRLPELAAWSGGELEPDGDYDGLEFADLDWAGQEGVGARFMDCAVRRCALDETGLAKARFLDSVLEGVRGVGTDLSGASLRDVELVDARLGGVQLHGAVLERVVVRGGKIDYLNLRKARLRDVVFEACVLVEPDFGGAVLERVEFRDCALRGADFSGVRMTDVDLRAAAELGIARGVDALAGAVISPAQLFDLAPALAAQLGVRVVA
- a CDS encoding zinc-binding dehydrogenase encodes the protein MNAVRLHAFGPAESLTYEAAPTPAPAPGQVRIAVAAAGVHLLDTSLREGVQGPSPALPELPTIPGREVAGTVDALGPGTDPAWLGRQVVVHLGFVPGGYAEYAVADADRLHALPPGLDPAEAVAMIGTGRTTLGILQFADLGPGSVALVPAAAGGIGTLLVQYAKNAGATVVALAGGPAKTALAAANGADLALDYTAPGWPETVRARYPGGATVLFDSVGGATARACLDLLAPGALHLVFGWSGGPLTLTDTERAALTARGITTQPVLGPAMLQRVGTPDPLRTLETRALAEAATGRLRPALTRYPLAEAATAHQALESRATTGKVILEPVPRPT
- a CDS encoding DUF6879 family protein — encoded protein: MARRLRFIGTNSGNDGCPTLYEDLDTGEVLVQGDAVTDPHDVAQLRNVKDGEGFVVVPRVLLADFAPRDAERTPVLIGFEEFAGMFRTFAHTAWRLETRRRYQSDEETETYQRFVRGEDAGWDLNDPWCVSRREQSALGKRFERVRIADNPPTPGQRYLLDNARRNSAVGEDIRNLWRSDAERLQLPDDDFWLFDSRVIARLHFDDDDRMTGVELVTDPVEVARACQVRDAAWHHAVPYETFAEQVPSAE